The sequence GCTTGTTGATAAAATCAGCAAAGAAAAAAGAAATCAGACAGCCGACAACCTCTTTACGCAATTAGGCATTGACAAATTGAAAAAGAAATACCCAGAAGAGCTTTCTGGCGGTGAGCGTCAACGAGTCGCCATCGCTCGAGCTTTGTACCACGACCCGACGATCATTTTAGCTGATGAGCCGACCGCAAGCTTGGATACAGAAAAAGCGTATGAAGTTGCTGAGATATTGGCAAAAGAAACGAAAAAAAACAATAAAGCGACGATCATGGTCACCCATGACACACGTTTAATCGATTATTGTGACCGTGTGCTAGTAATGAAAGATGGGACTTTGAAAGAAAACATGTAGCAAGGAAAAAGGGGCACAACTAAGGAAAGGCAATTGTTCGCTGGGCAATTGCCCTTCCTATCACAGCCCCCGTGTTGAAGCAGGTAACATTTAAACTCAATTTCTAGGTGATTAAACATGTATGATAACATTTTAGATGTGGCTGAAAAATTATTTATGCAACAAGGCTATCAGGCTACATCGACGAGACAAATTGCCGATACTTTAGGGATTACTCAGCCCAACTTATACTACTATTTCAAGAAAAAAGAAGAAATTTATTACCATGTCATGCTCCGCTTGGCCACAGAGGTATCTGCAAATTTAGAACGTATGTCTTCAAATAATGAACAGTCTTTTGAAGAGAAAATACGAAATATGGTTTATTATTTGCAGCAACGCCATCCCTTTAATTTGTTTATGATGTTGCATGATATCCAACATACGTTATCGCCAGACATTGCAGACAAATTATTTGTCCTTTGGACCACGTCCTATAAAAAACCGTTTATTGAGCTGCTAAAAGGCAGTAAATTGCATCTAAGAAGCACAATTGATCCAGAATTTGCGGTAAGTCAATTGTTTATCTCGATTTCTTCTTACTTTCATGCCCCGCAGAAAGAGGGGCAAATCGACCGTGCCATTGATCTGTTTTTATATGGAATATGGGATGAAAGTAATTAAAAGTAGCTTAAGGTCTCAACAAATTTTATAGTTAAAAGTACACAAAAACACATAGCAATGAAAAGAGTGTTTAGTAACTTGTAAAAGGGTTCAAACCCTCTCTAGATTGATTAAAGGAGTGAACATTCTCCAATTCTTGCCTGTATTCGTGGAAAAAACTGGACTTGGCTTTATCCACCCTGCTAGCGTTGTTTCTTTGACTTAATCGGTCTTTTAGGCTTGTCTACAGTTCGTACTTTATCTTTATTAGTGTAGAAGTGATCTTTCCCTTGATCATCTCGAAAGCAAGATGATCAAGGGAA is a genomic window of Shouchella clausii containing:
- a CDS encoding ABC transporter ATP-binding protein, with product MGAIEFKQVKKTFKDGAHTIEALKKTDFAVAKGEFVAIIGPSGSGKSTFLTIAGGLQAPSEGEVLINGKLFSKKKEQERAKRRFKEIGFVLQSSNLVPFLTVQQQLQLVDKISKEKRNQTADNLFTQLGIDKLKKKYPEELSGGERQRVAIARALYHDPTIILADEPTASLDTEKAYEVAEILAKETKKNNKATIMVTHDTRLIDYCDRVLVMKDGTLKENM
- a CDS encoding TetR/AcrR family transcriptional regulator translates to MYDNILDVAEKLFMQQGYQATSTRQIADTLGITQPNLYYYFKKKEEIYYHVMLRLATEVSANLERMSSNNEQSFEEKIRNMVYYLQQRHPFNLFMMLHDIQHTLSPDIADKLFVLWTTSYKKPFIELLKGSKLHLRSTIDPEFAVSQLFISISSYFHAPQKEGQIDRAIDLFLYGIWDESN